In one window of Janthinobacterium sp. 1_2014MBL_MicDiv DNA:
- a CDS encoding FAD-dependent oxidoreductase codes for MSTYSDICIVGAGIGGLTCANHLIDAAASRNLRIRVFDLNATVGGRIQSRKIDGKEIAELGAARYSPQLHPHFQQLMQGSGLPHAVYPFTEVISHDSVLEELKATLDELSPMLKDHPNDSFLDFVSHYLGAAKANHIIKATGYDALLLPMVSAAMAYDIIKKHPETQHFTENAANQWHYATDGYHELLCQLQHQAQAAGVEFQLEHRLLSVEKSGADHVLAFSHNGDTQMHRTRHLVMAIPPSAMPRLNLDFPTAWSPFQYDSLPLFKGFLTFDTAWWDALGLTDKVLMAANPLRKIYFKSNKYVLFYTDSKSATYWRDSLELGEDVYLERVRSHLEEVLPLDGQPLPQIKAHFHKFWPHGVEFCVEPEAEHPAILLHQDGIISCSDAYTAHCGWMEGSLISARHASGLLLQRLDQRTAEEAANDTFITSSTERA; via the coding sequence ATGAGCACTTATTCTGACATTTGCATCGTTGGCGCCGGTATCGGAGGCTTGACTTGCGCCAACCACCTGATCGACGCCGCCGCCAGCAGGAACCTGCGCATCCGGGTATTCGACCTGAATGCCACGGTCGGCGGCCGCATCCAGTCGCGTAAGATCGATGGCAAGGAAATCGCCGAACTCGGCGCCGCCCGCTACTCGCCACAGCTGCATCCGCACTTCCAGCAGCTCATGCAGGGCAGCGGCTTGCCGCATGCGGTCTACCCGTTCACCGAGGTCATCTCCCACGATAGCGTGCTGGAAGAACTGAAGGCAACGCTGGATGAGCTGAGCCCGATGCTGAAAGACCATCCGAACGACTCCTTCCTTGATTTCGTCAGCCATTATCTGGGCGCCGCCAAGGCCAACCACATCATCAAGGCGACCGGCTATGACGCCCTGCTGCTGCCGATGGTGTCGGCGGCCATGGCCTACGACATCATCAAGAAACACCCGGAAACGCAGCACTTTACGGAGAACGCCGCCAACCAGTGGCACTATGCCACCGACGGCTACCACGAATTGCTGTGCCAGTTGCAGCACCAGGCCCAGGCCGCCGGGGTGGAATTCCAGCTCGAACATCGCTTGCTGTCCGTTGAAAAATCCGGCGCCGACCATGTGCTCGCCTTCAGCCACAATGGCGACACGCAGATGCACCGGACACGCCATCTGGTGATGGCCATCCCGCCATCCGCCATGCCGCGCCTGAACCTGGATTTCCCGACCGCATGGAGTCCGTTCCAGTACGACTCGCTGCCCCTGTTCAAGGGCTTCCTCACGTTCGACACGGCCTGGTGGGACGCGCTGGGGCTGACGGACAAGGTGCTGATGGCGGCAAATCCCTTGCGCAAGATCTACTTCAAGAGCAACAAATATGTGCTGTTCTACACCGACAGCAAAAGCGCCACCTACTGGCGCGACAGCCTGGAACTGGGCGAGGACGTGTACCTGGAGCGTGTCCGCAGCCACCTGGAGGAAGTCCTGCCGCTCGATGGCCAGCCGTTGCCGCAGATCAAGGCGCACTTCCACAAGTTCTGGCCGCATGGCGTCGAGTTTTGCGTGGAGCCGGAGGCCGAGCACCCGGCCATCCTGCTGCACCAGGACGGCATCATCTCCTGCTCGGATGCCTACACCGCGCATTGCGGCTGGATGGAAGGCAGCCTGATCAGCGCCCGGCACGCGAGCGGCCTGTTGCTGCAACGGCTAGATCAGCGGACGGCAGAAGAAGCCGCCAACGATACGTTCATCACTTCCTCGACCGAGCGCGCATGA
- the vioB gene encoding iminophenyl-pyruvate dimer synthase VioB, whose translation MSLLDFPRLHFRGFARANVPTGNRNTHGNIDIATNAVSMAGEAVDLSRPPAEFHAHLKQLAPRFNAAGKPDPEGIFSLAAGYNFCGNNHFSWENARITGVQLRDGEVDTQDALVGAKLGLWGHYNEYLRTTFNRARWIDNNPAQPDTTLIYAGQFTLSDRLATPNTPTLFTADIAQAHSVRWLGSGHITERSGHFLDEEIGRSRLFQFSVAKQDPHFLFNADLPLPASMLALRQALDDDEVLGLTVQYALFNMSTPQKPDSPVFYDLAGSIGLWRRGELATYPAGRLLQPRQGSLGPVLVKVHADRVSFNMPTAIPFTTRDTGAVSEQHPTHALGGKQRLGDLLLHDDAGTLLARIPEPLYRDHWRHHGVFDVPLQHAGAAPGSLSLGSAQAQWDEADWVLQSDSNQLYLEAPNGKKHEEFPQTIMLQSRFRGELAAPAALAAEPEDGALLAVRQQPSPLGLGYTTLTLTGRRPGATRVVLGTGKGTQYLGVRVLPDDWHLDEVPAEQVDYAFLYRHVMSYYELVYPFMSDKVFSLADQCKCETYSRLMWQMCDPQNRDKSYYMPSTRELSLPKSRLFLKYLTQVEAAAEAAVPAPAVPHVIGCKAELIEELKKAIDLELSLMLQYLYAAYSIPNYAQGEALVQSGRWQPAELELACGAEDRRRNSGTRGALLEIAHEEMIHYLLVNNVLMALGEPFYSGTPVLGQQARRRFGLDTEFAFEPFSEHVLARFVRFEWPDYIPTPGKSIATFYIAIRQAVAELPGLFESGGGKRGGEHHLFLKELTNRAYPGYQLEVSDRDSALFAIDFVTEQGEGVAVDSPHFASSHFQRLRAIAGKFSSRDKPFEPALPALKNPVLEARADCTVVTDQKARALMQLYQGCYELTFLMMAHHFAQQPLGSLRRSRLMNASIDIMTGLLRPLSAALMNMPSGLPGRQAGPPVPEAVSSRVSSDYSLGCDMLAQKCLALAQYARSLESDVIGMAPIEMLEFFNQQLTDLSRGKMSREA comes from the coding sequence ATGAGCCTACTTGACTTCCCCCGCCTGCATTTTCGGGGTTTTGCCCGCGCCAATGTGCCGACCGGGAATCGCAATACGCACGGCAACATCGATATCGCCACGAATGCGGTATCGATGGCGGGCGAAGCGGTCGACCTGAGCCGGCCGCCAGCCGAATTCCATGCGCACCTGAAACAGCTTGCCCCCCGCTTCAATGCGGCGGGCAAGCCCGATCCGGAGGGCATCTTCAGCCTGGCGGCGGGCTACAATTTCTGCGGCAACAATCATTTCTCGTGGGAAAACGCGCGGATCACGGGCGTCCAGTTGCGCGATGGCGAGGTCGATACGCAGGATGCACTGGTGGGCGCCAAGCTGGGCCTGTGGGGACACTACAATGAGTACCTGCGCACGACGTTCAACCGCGCCAGGTGGATCGACAACAATCCCGCCCAGCCGGACACGACGCTGATCTACGCGGGCCAGTTCACCTTGAGCGACAGGCTGGCCACGCCCAACACGCCCACGCTGTTTACCGCCGACATCGCGCAGGCGCACTCGGTGCGCTGGCTCGGCAGCGGGCATATCACGGAACGCAGCGGGCATTTCCTCGACGAGGAAATCGGCCGCTCCAGGCTGTTCCAGTTTTCCGTGGCCAAGCAGGATCCGCATTTTCTGTTCAATGCGGATCTGCCGCTGCCGGCCAGCATGCTCGCCTTGCGGCAAGCCCTGGACGACGACGAGGTGCTGGGCCTGACCGTGCAGTATGCCCTCTTCAATATGTCGACGCCGCAAAAACCCGATTCGCCCGTGTTCTACGACCTGGCCGGCAGCATCGGCCTGTGGCGGCGCGGCGAGCTGGCCACCTACCCGGCCGGCCGGCTGCTGCAGCCGCGCCAGGGCAGCCTGGGGCCGGTGCTGGTGAAGGTGCATGCGGACCGCGTCTCGTTCAACATGCCGACCGCCATTCCCTTCACCACGCGCGACACGGGCGCCGTCTCGGAACAGCATCCCACGCATGCGCTGGGCGGCAAGCAGAGGCTCGGCGATCTGCTGCTGCATGACGACGCCGGCACCTTGCTGGCCCGCATTCCCGAGCCGCTGTACCGCGACCACTGGCGCCATCACGGCGTCTTCGATGTGCCGCTGCAGCACGCTGGCGCCGCCCCGGGTTCGCTCAGCCTGGGCAGCGCGCAGGCACAGTGGGACGAGGCCGACTGGGTGCTGCAATCGGACAGCAACCAGCTGTATCTGGAAGCGCCCAACGGAAAAAAGCACGAGGAATTTCCGCAGACGATCATGCTGCAAAGCCGCTTCCGCGGCGAGCTGGCGGCGCCTGCGGCCCTGGCGGCGGAACCCGAGGATGGCGCGCTGCTGGCCGTGCGCCAGCAGCCGTCGCCGCTCGGGCTTGGCTACACGACGCTGACCCTGACGGGCCGCCGGCCTGGCGCGACCCGCGTCGTGCTGGGGACCGGCAAGGGCACGCAGTACCTCGGCGTGCGCGTGCTGCCCGACGACTGGCACCTCGATGAGGTACCGGCGGAACAGGTCGACTATGCCTTCCTCTACCGGCATGTGATGAGCTACTACGAGCTCGTGTATCCCTTCATGTCGGACAAGGTCTTCAGCCTGGCAGACCAGTGCAAGTGCGAAACGTATTCGCGCCTGATGTGGCAGATGTGCGATCCGCAGAACCGCGACAAGAGCTATTACATGCCCAGCACCCGCGAACTGTCGCTGCCAAAGTCGCGCCTGTTCCTGAAATACCTGACGCAGGTCGAGGCGGCGGCCGAGGCGGCGGTGCCGGCGCCAGCGGTGCCGCACGTCATCGGCTGCAAGGCCGAGTTGATCGAAGAGCTGAAAAAAGCCATCGACCTGGAGCTGTCGCTCATGCTGCAGTATCTGTATGCCGCCTATTCCATTCCCAACTATGCGCAGGGGGAAGCGCTGGTGCAGTCCGGTCGCTGGCAACCGGCCGAGCTGGAGCTGGCTTGCGGTGCCGAAGACCGGCGCCGCAACAGCGGTACGCGCGGCGCGCTGCTGGAAATCGCCCATGAAGAAATGATTCACTACTTATTGGTGAACAATGTGCTGATGGCGCTTGGCGAACCGTTCTACAGCGGCACCCCGGTGCTAGGCCAGCAGGCGCGCCGGCGTTTCGGCCTGGACACGGAATTTGCGTTCGAGCCATTTTCCGAGCACGTGCTGGCCCGCTTCGTGCGGTTCGAATGGCCCGACTACATTCCCACGCCGGGCAAATCGATTGCCACCTTCTATATCGCGATCCGCCAGGCCGTGGCCGAGCTGCCCGGACTGTTCGAGAGCGGCGGCGGCAAGCGCGGCGGCGAACACCACCTGTTCCTGAAAGAACTGACCAACCGCGCCTATCCCGGCTACCAGCTGGAAGTATCGGACCGCGACAGCGCGCTGTTCGCCATCGACTTCGTCACCGAACAGGGGGAAGGCGTGGCCGTCGATTCGCCGCATTTCGCCTCTTCGCACTTCCAGCGGCTGCGCGCCATCGCCGGCAAGTTTTCGTCCCGCGACAAGCCGTTCGAACCGGCGCTGCCGGCGCTGAAGAATCCCGTGCTGGAAGCGCGCGCGGACTGCACCGTGGTGACCGATCAAAAGGCGCGCGCGCTGATGCAGCTGTACCAAGGCTGCTACGAACTGACCTTCCTGATGATGGCGCACCATTTTGCGCAGCAGCCGCTGGGCAGCCTGCGCCGCTCGCGCCTGATGAATGCGTCCATCGACATCATGACCGGCCTGTTGCGTCCGCTGTCGGCGGCACTGATGAACATGCCGTCCGGCCTGCCCGGCCGCCAAGCAGGACCGCCCGTACCCGAGGCCGTCAGCAGCCGGGTCAGCAGCGACTACAGCCTGGGCTGCGACATGCTGGCGCAAAAGTGCCTGGCGCTGGCGCAGTACGCCCGCAGCCTGGAAAGCGATGTCATCGGCATGGCGCCGATAGAAATGTTGGAGTTTTTTAATCAGCAACTTACCGATTTATCTCGGGGAAAGATGTCAAGAGAGGCCTGA
- a CDS encoding type II secretion system F family protein produces the protein MQFELKTFRQGQGVSSLVLRASSFSDARQQAEVLGHQVISVRRQIRWNFSRRTAQSFSVPLFSQELLSLLEAGLSLIEIIDLLERKSRHEASKKVLRTLFSALHQGYSFSRALEELPEVFSPLYIATIRTSEQTGDLIESLRRYLTYNQQLNIVRDKIVAASVYPALLISVGALVVLFLLGYVVPRFSRVYEDLGRDLPWMSQLLMHWGKFVGDYGWWLAAGVLATFVALVAAFMRPGTRAGIERRLWNIPAVGEKMRLYQLARFTRTLAMLVNGGIPFVTALEMVSGLLHQPGLRHGLVQAAQLIREGRSVSDAFSVHGLASEVGVRLLAVGERSGNLGRAMERVSGLYEDELARWIDWFGRLFEPLLMIGIGLIIGLIVILMYMPIFELASSIQ, from the coding sequence ATGCAGTTCGAACTCAAAACTTTCCGCCAGGGCCAAGGTGTCTCTTCTTTAGTCTTGCGTGCGAGTAGTTTTTCGGACGCACGTCAGCAGGCTGAGGTTCTTGGCCATCAGGTCATTTCCGTGCGCCGGCAGATACGCTGGAATTTTTCGCGCCGGACGGCCCAATCCTTTTCAGTGCCATTATTTAGTCAGGAGCTGCTTTCCTTGCTGGAGGCAGGCCTTAGTTTGATCGAGATTATCGATCTTCTCGAACGCAAGTCTCGCCACGAAGCATCCAAAAAAGTTCTTCGCACGCTATTCTCCGCACTGCATCAGGGCTATTCTTTTTCACGCGCCCTGGAAGAGTTGCCTGAAGTTTTTTCTCCCCTTTACATCGCGACGATTCGCACTTCGGAACAGACGGGTGATTTGATTGAGTCCCTGCGCCGATACCTGACCTACAACCAACAGCTTAATATTGTGCGCGATAAGATCGTCGCCGCCTCTGTATACCCCGCATTGCTGATTAGCGTAGGCGCCTTGGTCGTCTTGTTTTTGCTCGGCTATGTCGTTCCGCGGTTTAGCCGTGTGTATGAAGACCTGGGACGCGACTTGCCATGGATGTCCCAGTTGCTAATGCATTGGGGGAAATTTGTTGGCGACTATGGTTGGTGGCTGGCCGCCGGAGTATTGGCGACATTTGTAGCTCTCGTGGCGGCTTTCATGCGGCCTGGCACGCGTGCGGGCATTGAGCGTCGCTTGTGGAACATTCCGGCCGTCGGTGAAAAGATGCGTTTATATCAGCTGGCGCGGTTTACCCGTACCTTGGCGATGCTGGTGAATGGCGGGATTCCCTTCGTCACGGCCCTGGAAATGGTCAGCGGCCTACTGCACCAGCCTGGCCTTCGGCATGGCTTGGTGCAGGCGGCTCAGTTGATACGCGAGGGACGTTCGGTTTCCGATGCATTCTCCGTGCATGGCCTGGCCAGTGAGGTTGGCGTCCGCCTGCTGGCGGTCGGCGAGCGATCGGGCAACCTGGGACGCGCGATGGAGCGCGTGTCAGGCCTGTATGAAGATGAATTGGCACGCTGGATAGATTGGTTTGGCCGTTTATTTGAACCCTTATTGATGATAGGTATCGGCCTGATTATTGGCCTGATTGTGATTTTGATGTATATGCCAATTTTTGAACTTGCGAGCAGTATTCAATGA